In Chaetodon trifascialis isolate fChaTrf1 chromosome 23, fChaTrf1.hap1, whole genome shotgun sequence, the following proteins share a genomic window:
- the acap1 gene encoding arf-GAP with coiled-coil, ANK repeat and PH domain-containing protein 1, which produces MTVKLDFEECLKDSPRFRAEIEVVQNDVSELETRLDKLVKQCQAMLEAGRVYCQTSKSFVNGLRELGHNCSRDKMMEECLDKFSKKLSIILETQGEMIETTQKSVKMKLQTFVKEDVRRFKDVRKEFERSSESLEGAQVRNAQAPRGKQHEVEEASNALLNARRAFRAEALDYVLEINVIEAKKKTDILMAMLSLMEAQAQFFQHGHQSLSELDEYRQKLNEEHTQFVLNSAREKRDMEQRHSAIKKKDVSYDDSIMDFNADAANGIAMEGYLYKRASNAFKTWSRRWFSIQKNQLVYQKKFKDQPTVVVEDLRLCTVKPCTENERRFCFEVVSPSKCCLLQADSERQQQAWISAVQNSIASAFQERREDPHSPRQRCSSMSASSLGGGGGGGADQESEGCKALEEVQAIPGNKQCCDCGEPGPDWASINLGITLCIVCSGIHRSLGVHFSKVRSLTLDSWEPELVKLMCELGNTVINRIYEARIDEITIKKPHPSSPRGDKESWIRSKYVEKKFIQKLPETGRGTLLRRSSARRNRATTQDRSVQRPPLKPKPNRATLPRVTGLSPSDLVKKNNTSFHKDVDEEEEDLSGLHPGALLYRSAALQNFPVMADALAHGADVNWVNVAEESSTPLIQAVSANALAACEFLLQNGANVNQADSNGRGPLHHATILGHTGLVCLFLKRGADYNARDKNQKDPITIAVDNANADIVTLLRIAKMNKEMREMDGAFGQSGDETYQDIFRDFSHMASNNPEKLKRRSADPKT; this is translated from the exons ATGACAGTCAAGCTGGACTTTGAGGAGTGTTTGAAAGACTCTCCGCGCTTCAG agctgaAATCGAAGTGGTCCAGAATGATGTGAGTGAACTGGAGACGCGATTAGACAAG CTCGTGAAACAATGCCAGGCCATGCTGGAGGCGGGCAGGGTCTACTGCCAGACCAGCAAGAGCTTCGTCAACGGCCTCCGCGAGCTGGGACACAACTGCTCCAGGGACAAGATGATGGAG GAGTGTTTGGACAAATTTTCCAAAAAGCTGTCAATCATCTTGGAGACGCAGGGG GAAATGATTGAGACCACGCAGAAGTCAGTCAAGATGAAGCTGCAGACCTTTGTCAAAGA GGACGTGCGTCGGTTCAAGGATGTGCGCAAGGAGTTTGAGCGCAGCAGCGAATCGCTGGAGGGGGCGCAGGTGAGGAACGCCCAGGCCCCGCGGGGGAAGCAACACGAGGTGGAGGAGGCCAGCAACGCTCTGCTCAATGCGCGCAGGGCCTTCCGGGCCGAGGCCCTGGATTACGTCCTGGAG ATTAATGTCATTGAAGCCAAGAAGAAGACTGACATTTTGATGGCA ATGCTGTCGCTGATGGAGGCCCAGGCCCAGTTCTTCCAACATGGCCACCAGTCTCTGTCAGAGCTGGACGAGTATCGACAAAAACTGAACGAGGAG CACACTCAGTTTGTCCTAAACTCTGCCCGGGAGAAGAGGGACATGGAGCAAAGACATTCTGCAATAAAGAAAAAG GATGTGTCCTATGATGACTCCATCATGGATTTCAATGCCGACGCAGCTAACGGGATCGCTATGGAGGGGTACCTCTACAAGAGAGCCAGCAACGCCTTCAAGACCTGGAGCAG GCGCTGGTTTTCCATTCAGAAAAATCAGCTGGTGTATCAGAAGAAATTCAAG GACCAGCCTACAGTTGTGGTGGAGGACCTGCGTCTTTGCACAGTCAAGCCCTGCACGGAAAATGAGAGGCGATTCTGCTTTGAAGTGGTCTCGCCGTcgaa gtgttgtTTGTTGCAGGCAGATTCAGAAAGGCAGCAGCAGGCGTGGATCAGCGCCGTCCAAAACAGCATCGCCTCAGCTTTTCAGGAGCGCAGAGAGGACCCACACAGCcca AGACAGCGCTGCAGCTCAATGTCTGCGAGCAgtttgggaggaggagggggaggaggagcggATCAGGAGAGCGAGGGCTGCAAGGCGCTGGAGGAGGTTCAGGCGATCCCAGGGAACAAACAGTGCTGTGACTGCGGGGAGCCCGGTCCTGATTGGGCCTCCATCAACCTGGGCATCACGCTTTGTATCGTCTGCTCAGGAatacacag GAGCCTGGGAGTCCATTTCTCCAAAGTACGCTCCCTCACTCTCGACTCATGGGAGCCAGAGCTCGTTAAG TTGATGTGTGAACTAGGGAACACAGTAATCAACAGGATCTACGAGGCCCGGATCGATGAGATCACCATCAAGAAGCCCCACCCCTCCAGTCCCAG GGGAGACAAGGAGTCGTGGATCCGATCGAAGTATGTTGAAAAGAAGTTTATCCAAAAGCTGCCTGAGACCGGCAGGGGCACCCTGCTGAGGCGATCCAGCGCCAGGAGGAACCGAGCGACCACGCAGGACCGGAGCGTGCAGCGACCGCCGCTCAAGCCCAAACCGAACCGAGCCACTCTGCCGCGGGTCACAG gGCTGAGCCCCAGTGACCTTGTCAAAAAGAACAATACAAGCTTTCACAAAG AcgtggatgaggaggaagaggatctgAGCGGACTCCACCCCGGGGCGCTGCTGTACCGCTCGGCGGCGCTGCAGAACTTCCCCGTCATGGCCGATGCTTTGGCCCACGGAGCCGACGTCAACTGGGTCAACGTGGCCGAGGAGTCCAGCACGCCGCTGATCCAGGCCGTCTCAGCG AACGCCCTGGCAGCCTGCGAGTTCCTGCTGCAGAACGGCGCTAACGTCAACCAGGCGGACAGCAACGGGAGGGGGCCGCTGCACCACGCCACCATCCTGGGTCACACTGG CTTGGTTTGTCTCTTCTTGAAGCGAGGAGCAGACTACAACGCCAGAGACAAGAACCAGAAAGACCCCATAACCATTGCTGTGGACAACGCCAACGCCGACATCGTCACTTT GCTGCGGATCGCCAAGATGAACAAGGAGATGCGGGAGATGGACGGCGCGTTTGGCCAATCAG GGGATGAAACCTACCAGGACATCTTCAGAGACTTTTCACACATGGCCTCCAACAACCCCGAGAAGCTCAAACGCCGCAGTGCAGACCCCAAAACTTAA
- the slc16a13 gene encoding monocarboxylate transporter 13, whose amino-acid sequence MSNLKPKAESRSYEAEGPDGGWGWVLVGALFVSTSLVFGLMRSLGIFFVEFVQYFDESAQAISWISSIGLASQQFFSPLGAALCNAYETRMVVMVGGCLAGLGFILASQATCLVHLYLSMGAISGMGWGLVFTPMVATVMANFTRRRALALGLAFSSIGISSFAFNPLFQLLVEKYAWRGAILILGGLSLNIVPCGALIRPQRRPKAPAKADSESRPSCSSLLHRVSSYLELSLLFERPYMTYTLGVTLLNVGYFVPYFHLVAHSRQTGFSEYQAAFVMSAAGASDILGRVFSGWFSDLGHFRLIHLLSLWTALAGVFIMLLPVSTLSGSYSALMVVSLLYGLCSGALTSVVFAVMPTIVGVERVMGALGLLQLIESSAGLLGTPLSGFLKDVTGNYTTSFLVAGGFPILGTLAFATLPHYFSRTDPPPPQRRSRQDNKEKDVQSELEQMNSLSTA is encoded by the exons ATGTCGAACCTCAAGCCCAAAGCGGAGAGCCGGAGCTACGAGGCCGAGGGCCCGGACGGAGGCTGGGGCTGGGTGCTGGTCGGTGCCCTGTTTGTCAGCACGAGCCTCGTGTTCGGCCTGATGCGCAGCTTGGGGATCTTCTTCGTAGAGTTTGTGCAGTACTTCGATGAGAGCGCTCAGGCCATCTCCTGGATCTCGTCCATTGGCCTGGCTTCACAGCAGTTCTTCA gtcCACTGGGTGCAGCACTCTGTAATGCATATGAGACCcggatggtggtgatggtgggggGCTGTCTCGCTGGACTGGGCTTCATACTTGCCTCGCAGGCCACCTGTCTTGTTCACCTCTACCTTAGTATGGGTGCTATTTCAG GTATGGGCTGGGGGCTGGTCTTCACTCCCATGGTAGCTACAGTCATGGCTAACTTCACTCGGCGGCGTGCCCTTGCGTTGGGACTGGCGTTCTCCAGCATCGGAATCTCCTCCTTTGCTTTCAATCCGCTCttccagctgctggtggagaagTACGCCTGGCGAGGGGCCATTCTGATTCTCGGGGGCCTCAGCCTCAACATTGTGCCCTGCGGGGCCCTCATCCGTCCACAGCGACGCCCTAAAGCCCCCGCAAAG GCGGATTCAGAGAGCAGGCCATCATGTTCTTCGCTGCTGCACCGAGTTTCCTCCTACCTGGAGCTGTCGCTGCTCTTCGAGAGGCCTTACATGACCTACACCTTGGGCGTCACTCTTCTCAACGTTGGCTACTTTGTGCCATATTTCCACCTGGTGGCCCACAGCCGCCAAACTGGCTTCTCTGAATACCAAGCTGCTTTTGTCATGTCAGCTGCTGGCGCTTCTGACATTTTGGGCCGTGTATTCTCAGGCTGGTTCTCAGACCTGGGTCACTTTCGGCTGATTCACTTACTCAGCTTGTGGACAGCGTTGGCAGGAGTGTTCATCATGCTGCTGCCTGTGAGCACCTTGTCTGGATCCTACTCTGCGCTAATGGTGGTCAGCCTCCTCTACGGCTTGTGCTCCGGTGCGCTGACCTCTGTGGTCTTCGCAGTGATGCCCACGATTGTGGGCGTGGAGCGGGTGATGGGGGCGCTcgggctgctgcagctgatcgAGAGCAGCGCGGGACTTCTGGGGACACCTCTGTCAG GGTTTCTCAAGGACGTCACAGGCAACTACACCACTTCTTTCCTGGTAGCGGGCGGCTTCCCCATCCTCGGTACTTTAGCCTTTGCCACTCTGCCGCACTACTTCTCCCGCACAGATCCACCGCCTCCTCAAAGACGCTCCCGCCAGGACAACAAAGAGAAGGATGTACAGTCCGAGTTGGAACAGATGAATAGTTTGTCCACAGCGTGA